One genomic segment of Cerasicoccus sp. TK19100 includes these proteins:
- a CDS encoding DUF3313 family protein, producing MKTILFYLSAVGAMILTGCSQQGASPSTAGFTKTQLGGSGEFAIKNAQALAGYESVYVQSVTALPTTSVTDPNASDVAALEFAFEKALKSKIDAVLPIVNAPGEKTLTANAWVTEFSAIPPGSDGIDAADPESLYGNTLISGTSMYVDEISVKVTMSSSSGELLAVFTDSDFGSDIEVAPTGMTNWPRVSEAFGAWCSELADQLGSAASR from the coding sequence TAAGCGCTGTCGGGGCAATGATCTTGACTGGCTGCAGTCAGCAAGGTGCCAGCCCGTCCACGGCAGGCTTTACCAAGACCCAATTGGGCGGCTCCGGCGAGTTCGCCATTAAGAACGCTCAAGCCTTGGCCGGTTACGAATCGGTTTACGTGCAATCCGTGACGGCCCTGCCAACGACCAGCGTTACGGACCCCAATGCATCCGATGTCGCGGCGTTGGAGTTTGCCTTTGAGAAAGCGCTGAAGAGCAAGATTGACGCGGTACTGCCGATCGTGAATGCCCCGGGCGAGAAGACGCTGACCGCCAATGCATGGGTGACGGAGTTTTCCGCCATCCCGCCCGGCTCGGATGGCATCGATGCAGCCGATCCCGAGTCTCTTTATGGCAACACGCTGATCAGCGGCACCTCGATGTATGTGGACGAGATTTCGGTTAAAGTCACCATGAGCAGTTCTTCGGGTGAGTTGCTGGCTGTCTTCACCGATAGCGATTTCGGTAGCGATATCGAGGTAGCTCCAACGGGGATGACGAACTGGCCGCGTGTGTCGGAAGCCTTCGGTGCCTGGTGCAGCGAACTGGCGGATCAGTTAGGTTCCGCCGCAAGTCGTTAG